In Bernardetia litoralis DSM 6794, the genomic window CTCCAGCTTGTGTAGCATTCATATCTCCTAAAGAAACTCTAAAAAGACGGTGAGAACGGTCTGCTGTCCAAGTAACACGAATATAAACTTCCTTATATCCTGCTTTCATAGCATCTTTTCCCTTCTGAACAGCATTTTTCAAATCTTTATAACTTCCAATCTGTACCCCAAAATCTTCTGGATATTTTTCTGTACCCCAAATACTATAAATACGAGGTAAGTATTTATTTTTCTTTTGAGCTTTTTTAATGTTAATTTTTCGACGAGGTTTTCTCTTGCTTTTTTGTGTTTCTGAACCTTGTGGCGAAAGTGTTTGACCATTTGCACCTGCACGTAAAAGACGAATTTCGATGTCCACTACACCATCACGCACCATATCCAAATCTTTAGCTGTTTTGTACGAAAGGTCAATGATTCGTCCTGGTTTGAAAGGTCCTCGGTCATTTACTCGGACAATGGCTGTTTTGCCATTGTTTTTATTGGTAACTTCTACAAGACTATTGAATAATATCTTTTTGTGAGCAGCAGTCGCATCATACATGTTATAGGTTTCGCCACTTGCTGTGGCTCTGCCGTGAAATTTTGTTCCATAATAAGACGCTTTTCCTTTTTGTGTATAACCTAACTTCTGATAATCGTATTCATTTGTTCCACTCAGTTGCAATAATGCAAAAGGCACAACAGCACAATAAAAAATGTGTTTTAATTTCATAAAAAAACAGTAATAGGGAGAAGGTTTTGGACAGAATTATTTTTTCTAAAACAGAATAATTAAGATAACAAATTACTTTTATTCTATTTTATGAAGAATTGGTTATGCTAATTAGCGATTTTTAGAGAAATTTGCAATTATACAACGCTTATTTTTGTGTTCTATTATAATTTTTTTTCTAAGAATCTATTTTAATCTTAACAAAATCACTGTTTATATTTATTTAATAATCAATATTTCAATATAAGTAGTATATACTAGCTAAGAAGTGGTTTTAGAAATTGTGGCACTATCAGTACACCTTCAAAGGTGTCAGATAGTTTGTTTCTAAACTGTACTGACACTTTTGAACGGCTTTAGCCCTCAACGAAGTTAAAGTGTCTGACAGATTTATTTATTCTAAAACCAAAATTAGTTCAGTATATCATTCAAGCTATGAAAAATCAACAAATAACAAACTCAAACTCAAAACTTCTTCAATTTTTGCGTATTATTGCTGTAGTAGAAGGTATTTCTTTTCTAGTCATTCTTTTTGTTACGATGCCACTCAAATATATTTGGGAAATGAAAGAACCAAATCAGATTGTCGGAATGGCACATGGCGTTTTATTTATTGCTTACTGTCTTTTAGTTGTGATTGTAGGTTACAGATTAAAATGGAAATTACTTACTGTTTTTTGGGCATTGTTGGCTTCTATTATTCCTTTTGGAACTTTCGTTGCTGATAAAAAGATTTTTAAGGAAGAGCAAGAAGATGATATTTTTCCATTGGATAAAACTCAACTATAAAAAACTTTATGGCTTATCAATTAGATTTAGAAAAAGGTTTTTTAGAGCTAAATTTATCCTATAAAAATGAAGATGAATTTATTGAAGAACACGACGAAATTTTTGATAAAATTCAAATGTTAAATACTATCCATTTCACTAAATTTGAAATAAAAATAGATGGAGTAGATGATGCAATAAAAAATGTAGAAGATATTCTATTTCTATTATTGGTTAATATTTTATCAGAGATAGAAATAGTTTCAAAAAATAAATTTCCTGTGACTGTTTTTTGGTACTACAAAAATGATAAAGAATTGGAAACTGGTAATGAAATGAATGATGTCCTTGATAAACACATGAAATTTGAATTTATAAAAATTAACTAGATTTTTGATAAAATAATTATTCTGTGTTTTTTCTTTGTAGATATTCACACTGACGAGATGAAACTTAAAAAAGTTCCCAACTCAAAAAAATAATCTAAATTAATCGATAATTTTTATACTAACTGTTTGGAAGTGTGCAAATTATTCGTACCTTTGTATTCCCTAAAGGATACTATACGTAAACAATTTATTGCAAAGTAAAATGTTTATTTGCGTACAAGTCCTTTTTCAAAAACGCTTTTTTTGAGCTTTTATCATTCCACAATGAGAAAGTTATTAGAATATATTAATTAAATTGCTTTTTAAATAAAGTCATTTTCTTAAAGAATTTTTTGAGAAAGAATCCAATACGTGTGAATCTAATTTGCATAGCATCTACAAAGGGATTTGAAAAGCGTAATTTAATCTCATTTCTTTTATCAGAATATATTAGAACTGCATTAACATTAAGTTTTTTGAAAAAGAGTTGTTTCCTAATCCGAAATTGATTCTTTCAAAGAAAACTTTTTTTTGTGGTTTGAATTATTTAAAATTCAAGACAAGAGAATAAACGTAATTCATAGTTGATATTTTGAAATGATTGAATTAGATTAAAAAATTAAGTCAAATTAATTAATTTTAGTCTTTGAAAGTTCTCTCAAAACTATCTTTTTTAAAGACCATTAAACGCAAAAGGAGTTATGTTACAGCCTAAGCGCACCAAGTTTCGTAAACGTCATAAGGAAGTACGTCGTACTAGAGGTATTGCTCAACGTGGTTTTTTGGTGGATTTTGGTGATTTCGGTATCAAAGCCTTGGAACCAGCGTGGATTACTTCACGTCAAATTGAAGCAGCTCGTATTGCCGTTACTCGTGCAATGAAGCGTCAAGGTCAGGTATGGATTCGCATTTTCCCTGACAAACCAATTACCAAAAAACCTGCAGAGGTTCGTATGGGTAAGGGTAAAGGTGCTCCTGAATATTGGGTAGCTCCTGTCGTACCAGGTACAGTGCTTTTTGAAATTTCGGGTGTAGATAGAGAAACAGCTAGTGAAGCATTGCGCCTTGCAGCTCAAAAATTACCAATCAAAACTAAGTTTGTAACTCGTATTGATTACGAAGCATAAATTTAAGTAGTGATTAAGGTAAACTAAAATATCTTAACCGACCCTTAACTTCATAAAGTCATGACAATTAAAGAAACAAAAGAAGAAATCAGAGGACTAGATGACGCAGCCTTAGCTACTAAAATAGCTGAACAACAAACTGCTCTTCAACGCTTGAAATTTAGCCACGCTATTTCTCAAATTGAGAACCCTTCAAGTATTAGAGATGCAAAACGTATGGTAGCTCGTCTAAAAACTGAACAAACAGCAAGACAAATTGCTAAATCTAAGTAATTAATTAGTAATTACTTCTAACAGTATTCTGACTATGGAACAACAACCAACAGTACAAAACACTGAACGTGCAAGTCGTAAAGAGCGTATTGGAGTCGTCAAAAGTAATAAAATGACTTCTACAATCACTATTACAGTTGAGCGTAAAGTGAAGCATCCATTATATGGGAAGTTTGTAAAGAAAACTTCTACATTCATGGCACACGACGAAGGCAACACTGCTAACATCGGAGACCGTGTTCGTATTATGGAAACAAGACCAATGAGCAAACTTAAACGTTGGCGTTTGGTCGAAATTTTAGAACGTGCTAAGTAATTATATTTCTTAATATTAAAAAATATAATAAAAAGTAGTTCTAGTTTTATCTTGGTTAAATAATAATAATTTAAGACATATATTTTTAGTAGCACAAATCATTTATAATAAATGTATTGTATTCGTAATTTGTAATCTTTAATTTGTATTTTTTTCTAAAATAAAACATTATAAAAATAACGTTGCTTTTTTTGATTGTTCATTTATAATCAATTTTAGTAGCACATCGTTTCACTCTCTAATTACTATTGAGCGATGATTCAACAAGAAAGTCGTTTAGCAGTTGCTGACAACTCTGGAGCAAAAGAAGTTTTATGTATCCGTGTATTAGGTGGAACAAAAAAACGCTATGCTTCTGTAGGAGATACAATTGTCGTTTCTGTTAAGTCTGCAATCCCTTCTGGAAATATCAAGAAAGGTGCAGTTTCGAAAGCAGTCGTAGTGCGTACCAAAAAAGAGATACGCCGTAAAGATGGTTCATATATTCGCTTTGAAGAAAATGCAGCAGTACTCCTAAATGCTCAAAACGAGCCTCGTGGAACTCGTATTTTCGGCCCAGTGGCACGTGAACTAAGAGATAAAAGATTCATGAAAATTGTATCTTTAGCTCCCGAAGTTCTTTAATTCAACTAAATTATTAATTCGTAATTAATAATTGAATTGTTAAAGTCTTCTTTAAATTATTAAGTGTTAGACACTAATGTACTAATTGTACAAATCCTTACGGATTATGAAAAAGAAAAACACTCAAAAATCAGTCAAACTTCATGTAAAGAAGGGCGACAACGTAATCGTAATTGCGGGCAACCACAAAGGCGAACAAGGAACAATTACTGAAGTAAGAGTTAGTGAGCAACGTGTTATTTTAGAAGGAATTAATATGGTTAAAAAGCATATTAAACCATCTGCTAACAATCCTGAAGGTGGTATCATCGAAATGGAAGCTCCTATTCACATCAGCAACGTATCACATGTAGATGCTTCTGGCAAAGCTACTCGTATAGGTCGCAAAAAAGATGAAACAACAGGAAAACTTGTTCGTTATTCTAAAAAAAGTGGTGAAATTATTTAAGTTATGGCAACACCTCGTTTAAAAGATAAATACTTCAATGAAGTAGTTCCTTCTCTTAAAGACAAATTTGAATTCAAAACAGTCATGCAAGTGGCTCGTTTACAAAAAATTTGTATTAATAGTGGAGTTGGAAAAGCTGTTTCAGACAAGAAACTCATCGATACTGCTGTAGAAGAAATTTCTACTATTGCTGGACAACGTGCCGTACCTACCTATTCTAAAAAGGCTATTTCGAACTTTAAACTTCGTGAAGATATGCCAATTGGTGTACGTGTAACGCTTAGAGGCGATCAGATGTATGAATTCTTAGACCGTTTGGTAACAGTTTCAATGCCTCGTGTACGTGACTTCAAAGGTATTAGTGATAAAGGCTTTGATGGTCGTGGAAACTACACTTTGGGCGTGAAAGAGCAAATTATATTCCCTGAAATTTCGATTGACAAAGTCAAACAAATTACAGGTATGGATATTACTTTTGTTACTTCTGCTCAAACTGATGAGGAAGGATTGGCTCTTTTGAAAGAACTTGGTATGCCTTTTCGCAGCTAAATTCAATCAATTTTGAACAAATCTGACTTTATCTAAATCTATATTTTTATATAAAACTACTCTAATTTATTCCTAATAGAACAAAATTAAAATAGAAACCTAAAAATATATTTTCAGTACCGAGCATAATTAAAGTTCAAATCCAAATCTAAGTCAATCATAAGTTATGGCTAAATCATCGATGATTGCACGTGAGCGTAAACGCCAAAAAATGGTGGATAAATACGCTACTAGACGTGTAGAACTCAAAAAACTTGCAAAGGACGGAGATGTTGAGGCGCAAATTGCTCTTGACAAACTTCCAAAAGATTCTTCTCCTGTTCGCTTGCATAATCGTTGCCGTTTGACGGGTCGCCCTCGTGGCTACATGCGCCGTTTTGGTATCTGTCGTGTCGTTTTTAGAGAAATGGCAAATGACGGAAAAATACCAGGCGTAACAAAATCAAGCTGGTAATACTTTTTACAAGGACTTAGAATAATTTCGAATTCTTTAGAACCTTTACAACATTTAGGGAATAAAAAATTAAGTTCTTTTTTCATATTTCCTGAATACAAACCTTGAGGGAATGACAACGGATCCTATTGCAGACTATCTGACTAGACTCAGAAACGCAATCAAAGCTAATCATAGAATTGTGGAAGTTCCAGCTTCAAAATTGAAGAAGGAAATGACTAAAATTTTATATGATAAAGGCTATATACAAGGCTATAAATTTGTAGATGCTCCTGTTGGTGCGTCTATCAAAATAGCATTAAAGTATCACCCTGCTACTCGTACTCCTGCGATTACACACCTAGAGCGTGTAAGTAAGCCAGGTCTGCGTCAGTATCGCAAAGCAAGTGAATTACCTCGTGTACTCAATGGATTGGGTATTGCTGTAATTTCTACTTCGCATGGCGTTATGACTGATAAAGAAGCTCGTACAAACAGTGTAGGAGGAGAAGTGCTTTGTTATGTATATTAAGATTGCATTCATTTCATATAATTCGTATAATTCATTTAGACTTTTAAGTACTTGATTTATACCATTGTATAGCAAAAACTATTTTAATTAATCGTTAGAAGTAAAATTTGTTATATGGTTATATAATTAGTAATTAAAATATCTAATAAATCTGATAGAAAATGTCACGAATTGGTAAAAACCCTGTTACTATCCCTAGTGGAGTAACTATAGATGTTTCGGAAAACACCATCAAAGTTAAGGGTACAAGAGGCGAGCTTTCTCGTACTATTGACCCAAGAATCACTGCTAAAGTGGAAGATGGAAAATTGATTTTCGAACGCACAAACGAAGAAAAACAGACTCGTGCTATGCATGGCTTGTACCGTTCGTTGGTACAAAATATGGTGGAAGGCGTATCTAATGGCTACAAAACTCATTTAGAGCTTGTAGGCGTTGGATATAAAGCAGAGGCAAAAGGACAAATCCTTGAGCTGAACTTAGGTTACTCACATGCTATCTTTTTGCAAGTGCCAAAAGAAATTGCTGTAAGTGCTGAGATGCTGAAAGGTCAGAATCCAAAAGTTACCTTAGAATCTAGCGACAAAGAATTACTCGGACACATTACTGCCAAAATTCGTTCTCTTCGTAAAGTAGAGCCGTATAAAGGTAAAGGTGTACGCTTTGTAGGCGAACAGGTTCGTCGTAAGGCTGGTAAGAGCGCAGGTAAATAATCGGTAAACAATTATTTTCCTATGGATTAAATTAGGATATAAACTGTCAGACACTTTGATTAGTATCAGACAATTACTTGAATAATTTAATTAAAGAATGTAATTTTGAAACGATAACTTCGTGTTCCTTATTTTGAGAAATTTTATAATAAACTAGTATCATGGCAACTACAGCACGTAAGAGTCAGCGTCGAACACGTATTAGACGCAGTATTCGTAAAAAATTAGCCGGAACAGCCGAAAGACCACGTCTTTCTGTATTTCGCAGCAATAAATATATTTATACCCAACTCATCGATGATGCAAGTGGGCATACCCTTGTGAGTGCTTCTCTCAAAGATATTGATGCTGAGAAACATATCAATCAAGAATTATCGAAACAAGTAGGCGTTAAACTCGCTGAACGTGCCAAAGAAAAAGGCATCGATAAAGCAATTTTTGATCGTAATGGTTTCTTATATCATGGCAATATCAAAGCAGTAGCAGAAGGCGCACGAGAAGGTGGACTTCAATTCTAAACCCTTTGCACCCTAATAAATTATGGCAGCAAACGTAAATACCGTTAAAGCAAGCGAAATAGAACTAAAAGAAAAAGTAGTTACTATTAATCGTGTAGCAAAAGTAGTAAAAGGTGGTCGTCGTTTCAGCTTTGCAGCATTAGTTGTAGTTGGCGATGGCAACGGTGTAGCAGGTTATGGACTTGGCAAAGCCAATGAAGTAACAGATGCTATTCAAAAAGGTATAGAAGATGCTAAGAAAAACTTAGTAAAAGTACCAATTATCAAAAATACGATACCTCATCCTATTATTGGTAAATTTGGCGCAGCTAAAGTAATGCTCAAACCTGCAACGCCAGGTACAGGAGTTATTGCTGGTGGTGGCGCAAGAGCCGTATTGGAAGCAATCGGTATCGAAAATGTACTTGCTAAGTCTCAAGGCTCAAATAACCCCGGAAATGTAGTTCGTGCTACTTTTGATGCATTATTGCGTATGCGTGATGCAAAATCAGTTGCTGAACAACGTGGTGTTAATCTTACCAAAGTTTTTAATGGGTAAGTAGAATAAGCTACTACAAGAAAGATATAAGAAATTGTCTGACACCTCTATATATTAGGGTGTCTTGGCAATTTAATATATATTGATTTTGTATTTCTTATTTAAATTACCAAAAACTATTTAGTAAAATGGCGAAAATTCGTATTACTCAGGTGCGTAGCTCAATCAAACGCCCAAAAAAACAACGCCTAACTTTGCATGCTTTAGGGCTTCGCAAAATGCACCAAACCGTAGAACAGGAAGACACTCCTAATATCGTCGGTATGGTAAAGGCTGTATCACATTTAGTAAAAGTAGAGAACGTTTAGGTATAAAAAATCACTCTTATTAGTAATAATATGACTATAATCTTGAAAATTATAGAAAAATGATTGGAAAAAGATTTTTTTTCCTACCTTTGCATCTCACTTAGCAAATTCCTTATTGAATAGACATTCATTTGTTCTATTCATTTATAAGGATTTTGTCTTTTAACTCATTATACTTTATTCAAAGCGTTTAGCCTACTTATAGATATATAATAAATATGAATTTGAATTATTGTGATTCAATTTCAATATTAATAGATTAGGAAACAGCGAGTTTTGAGTAAATAAAAACTAATCTAACTGATGAAACTTCACCAATTAAGACCTGCAAAAGGGGCTATAAAGTCTAGAAAAAGAGTAGGTCGTGGACAAGGTTCTGGACGTGGTGGTACTTCTACACGTGGACACAATGGAGCGCAATCTCGCTCTGGTTATAGTCAAAAACTAGGTTTTGAAGGTGGACAAATGCCACTTCAACGTCGTGTTCCTAAATTTGGATTCAAAAATCCAGGTCGTGTAGCTTACAAACCAATCAATTTGGATACACTCCAAGAACTTGCTACAAAGAAAAATACTACCGTTATTGATGTAGAATTATTAGCTGCAAATGGTTTAGCAGGAAAAGACGATTTAATCAAAGTATTGAATCGTGGTGAACTGACTATGGCTATTGAAGTTGTTGCACACAAATTTTCAGCTTCTGCAAAAGAAAGCATTGAAAAAGCAGGTGGAAAAGTTACTACTCTCTAACATATAAGATAGAAAAGCCGATTATGTCCTACCAAATGTAGCTCGTAATTGGCTTATCTTAATTATAGATTAATACAATTTATACTAATTACTATATCTAAACATTGCTTCTAACAAGTCTGTGAAAATTTAGTAAACTAGAAAAAGAATTATGAAGAAGTTTTTTGAAACTATAAAAAATATCTTTTCTGTAAAAGAACTTAAAGACCGTATTTTCCTTACTTTAGGATTATTGATGGTTTTTCGTTTAGGTTCTTTTATTGTTTTGCCAGGTGTTGATCCTAGCAAACTTGATCAAGGAAAAGCTGGAGTTCTAGGTTTTATAAATGAGATATTAGGAGGAGCTTTTGAACGTGCTTCTATCTTTGCATTAGGTATCATGCCCTATATCTCTGCATCAATTATCATTCAACTTCTTACTGTGGCTGTTCCTACATTCCAAAAAATGCAGAAAGAAGGAGAGTCAGGTCGTAAAAAACTTACTCAAATTACTCGTGCGCTCACTATACTTATTACTATCGGACAAGGTTTTGCTTATTTGAAGGGAACTGTTCCTACTGAAGCAATTATTATTGACCAAACATTCTTCTTAATTTCTTCTATCATTATTCTTACATCAGGAACTGTTTTCTGTATGTGGTTGGGAGAAAAGATTACAGATAAAGGAATCGGTAATGGTATTTCGCTTCTAATTATGATAGGTATTATTTCACGTTTTCCAGTGGCTATTGTTTCAGAAGCTACATTAAAAGGTATGGGGGGAGTATTTATCTTTGTTTTAGAAATATTAGCACTTTATTTAGTAGTAATGGGAGTGGTTCTTATTGTACAAGCTGTGCGTTATGTTCCTCTTCAATACGTAAAGCAAGTAGCAGGTCGTTCTCAAAAACAAATGCTTACTCAGAAAAAACGCTCTGCATTACCTCTTAAAGTGAATGCAGCAGGTGTAATGCCAATTATTTTTGCTCAAGCTCTTATGTTTTTGCCACCTTTGGTAGCTGGAGCTTTTCAAGGAGAAGACACGCCAAATGCTGATTATATTGCAAGAGCATTTTCTAACTTTACATCTTTAGAGTATAATATTCTTTTTGCTGTTTTGATTATTGCTTTTACATTCTTCTATACAGCAATGACTATAAATGTTCAGCAGATTTCTGATAACCTAAAAGATAGTGGTGGATTTGTACCTGGTGTTACTCCAGGTGAAGAAACTAAAAACTATTTAGGTAAAATATTGGATAGAATTACATTTCCAGGTGCAATCTTTATTGCAATCATAGCTATACTTCCTGCTATTGCTGCAGCTGCAGGTGTAGGAAATCAATTTGCTCAGTTCTATGGTGGAACTTCTCTACTTATTATGGTAGGTGTTGTTTTGGATACACTTCAACAAATTGAAAGTTATTTATTGAATAAAGAATATGACGGACTGATGAATACAGGAAATGTAAAAGGTCGTCAAGCACAACCAATGAATTATATATAAATCTAAATAAAACACTTACTATTTTTAGTATAATACGATTTTGATTTTATAATCATATACACAAAGCATCAAGAATCGTCTTGGTGCTTTGTTTGTTTTATAATATATGATTTAAACTAACCCTACTTATAATTATAACAGATTCAAATTTTATAAAAATTGAATCATCTTATTTCTTTTATTCTTGTCTTTTTGATAAGAAAACTCAACTGAAAAATGGGAAAAATAATATATAAAACAGCTCAAGATTTAGAAAAAATGCGTGCAAGTGCAGATTTGTTAGGACGCACACATGCAGAAGTTGCAAAACGTGTAATGCCTGGCATTACCACACTTGAACTTGATAAAATAGCTTTTGAGTTCATAAAAGACAATGGAGCAGTTCCTAGTTTTCTAGGTTTGTATGGTTGTCCTAGTTCACTATTGACTTCTGTAAATGACCAAGTAGTCCATGGACTGCCTAATAATCGCCCTCTAAAAAGTGGAGATATTGTTTCTATTGATTGTGGGGTATTACTTAATGGTTTTCATTCTGATAGTGCTTATACCTATGAAATTGGAGAAGTAAGTCCAGAAATAAAAAATTTATTAAAAGCAACTAAAGAAGCTCTTTACTTAGGAATTGAACAATTAGTTTTTGGAAATAGAATAGGAGATATTAGTCATGCTATTCAAAAACATACAGAGGCAAAAGGATATTCAGTTGTAAGAGAATTAGTAGGACATGGTGTAGGAAGAAGTTTGCACGAAGCCCCTGAAGTTCCAAATTTTGGAAAACCCAAAAAAGGAGATAAAATAAGAAATGGATTAGTGATAGCTATCGAACCCATGATTAACTTGGGGGCGAAAGCTGTGGTGCAAGCCTCCGATGGTTGGACTATCATGACTAGAGATGGAAAACCTTCTGCACACTTTGAACATACTGTGGCCTTAGTAGATGGGAAACCTGAAATTTTGACTACATTCAAATATATCGAACAAGCTATTAAGATTTTTCATAGTTAATTCTGTCCAATTACTTATACAATTTAATAAATGCTCATTTCAGAGTACATAAAAATTAATGTAGCTTCCTTAGCTTCTACGAATCAAATAGACGAGCGAGAAAGTAAAACTATTTTGCGTTTTTTGATAGAGGATTCTTTACAAATAAATAGAATAGATTTCTCTAATTATTTATTAAAAGAACAACAAATTGATTTATTAAAT contains:
- a CDS encoding septal ring lytic transglycosylase RlpA family protein, with amino-acid sequence MKLKHIFYCAVVPFALLQLSGTNEYDYQKLGYTQKGKASYYGTKFHGRATASGETYNMYDATAAHKKILFNSLVEVTNKNNGKTAIVRVNDRGPFKPGRIIDLSYKTAKDLDMVRDGVVDIEIRLLRAGANGQTLSPQGSETQKSKRKPRRKINIKKAQKKNKYLPRIYSIWGTEKYPEDFGVQIGSYKDLKNAVQKGKDAMKAGYKEVYIRVTWTADRSHRLFRVSLGDMNATQAGDFAKTLNSKGFRGCFPKAHFND
- a CDS encoding DUF3817 domain-containing protein, which codes for MKNQQITNSNSKLLQFLRIIAVVEGISFLVILFVTMPLKYIWEMKEPNQIVGMAHGVLFIAYCLLVVIVGYRLKWKLLTVFWALLASIIPFGTFVADKKIFKEEQEDDIFPLDKTQL
- the rplP gene encoding 50S ribosomal protein L16; its protein translation is MLQPKRTKFRKRHKEVRRTRGIAQRGFLVDFGDFGIKALEPAWITSRQIEAARIAVTRAMKRQGQVWIRIFPDKPITKKPAEVRMGKGKGAPEYWVAPVVPGTVLFEISGVDRETASEALRLAAQKLPIKTKFVTRIDYEA
- the rpmC gene encoding 50S ribosomal protein L29, which encodes MTIKETKEEIRGLDDAALATKIAEQQTALQRLKFSHAISQIENPSSIRDAKRMVARLKTEQTARQIAKSK
- the rpsQ gene encoding 30S ribosomal protein S17, whose amino-acid sequence is MEQQPTVQNTERASRKERIGVVKSNKMTSTITITVERKVKHPLYGKFVKKTSTFMAHDEGNTANIGDRVRIMETRPMSKLKRWRLVEILERAK
- the rplN gene encoding 50S ribosomal protein L14 codes for the protein MIQQESRLAVADNSGAKEVLCIRVLGGTKKRYASVGDTIVVSVKSAIPSGNIKKGAVSKAVVVRTKKEIRRKDGSYIRFEENAAVLLNAQNEPRGTRIFGPVARELRDKRFMKIVSLAPEVL
- the rplX gene encoding 50S ribosomal protein L24 is translated as MKKKNTQKSVKLHVKKGDNVIVIAGNHKGEQGTITEVRVSEQRVILEGINMVKKHIKPSANNPEGGIIEMEAPIHISNVSHVDASGKATRIGRKKDETTGKLVRYSKKSGEII
- the rplE gene encoding 50S ribosomal protein L5; the protein is MATPRLKDKYFNEVVPSLKDKFEFKTVMQVARLQKICINSGVGKAVSDKKLIDTAVEEISTIAGQRAVPTYSKKAISNFKLREDMPIGVRVTLRGDQMYEFLDRLVTVSMPRVRDFKGISDKGFDGRGNYTLGVKEQIIFPEISIDKVKQITGMDITFVTSAQTDEEGLALLKELGMPFRS
- the rpsN gene encoding 30S ribosomal protein S14, with the protein product MAKSSMIARERKRQKMVDKYATRRVELKKLAKDGDVEAQIALDKLPKDSSPVRLHNRCRLTGRPRGYMRRFGICRVVFREMANDGKIPGVTKSSW
- the rpsH gene encoding 30S ribosomal protein S8; the encoded protein is MTTDPIADYLTRLRNAIKANHRIVEVPASKLKKEMTKILYDKGYIQGYKFVDAPVGASIKIALKYHPATRTPAITHLERVSKPGLRQYRKASELPRVLNGLGIAVISTSHGVMTDKEARTNSVGGEVLCYVY
- the rplF gene encoding 50S ribosomal protein L6: MSRIGKNPVTIPSGVTIDVSENTIKVKGTRGELSRTIDPRITAKVEDGKLIFERTNEEKQTRAMHGLYRSLVQNMVEGVSNGYKTHLELVGVGYKAEAKGQILELNLGYSHAIFLQVPKEIAVSAEMLKGQNPKVTLESSDKELLGHITAKIRSLRKVEPYKGKGVRFVGEQVRRKAGKSAGK
- the rplR gene encoding 50S ribosomal protein L18; protein product: MATTARKSQRRTRIRRSIRKKLAGTAERPRLSVFRSNKYIYTQLIDDASGHTLVSASLKDIDAEKHINQELSKQVGVKLAERAKEKGIDKAIFDRNGFLYHGNIKAVAEGAREGGLQF
- the rpsE gene encoding 30S ribosomal protein S5 encodes the protein MAANVNTVKASEIELKEKVVTINRVAKVVKGGRRFSFAALVVVGDGNGVAGYGLGKANEVTDAIQKGIEDAKKNLVKVPIIKNTIPHPIIGKFGAAKVMLKPATPGTGVIAGGGARAVLEAIGIENVLAKSQGSNNPGNVVRATFDALLRMRDAKSVAEQRGVNLTKVFNG
- the rpmD gene encoding 50S ribosomal protein L30, whose product is MAKIRITQVRSSIKRPKKQRLTLHALGLRKMHQTVEQEDTPNIVGMVKAVSHLVKVENV
- the rplO gene encoding 50S ribosomal protein L15 — protein: MKLHQLRPAKGAIKSRKRVGRGQGSGRGGTSTRGHNGAQSRSGYSQKLGFEGGQMPLQRRVPKFGFKNPGRVAYKPINLDTLQELATKKNTTVIDVELLAANGLAGKDDLIKVLNRGELTMAIEVVAHKFSASAKESIEKAGGKVTTL
- the secY gene encoding preprotein translocase subunit SecY, with amino-acid sequence MKKFFETIKNIFSVKELKDRIFLTLGLLMVFRLGSFIVLPGVDPSKLDQGKAGVLGFINEILGGAFERASIFALGIMPYISASIIIQLLTVAVPTFQKMQKEGESGRKKLTQITRALTILITIGQGFAYLKGTVPTEAIIIDQTFFLISSIIILTSGTVFCMWLGEKITDKGIGNGISLLIMIGIISRFPVAIVSEATLKGMGGVFIFVLEILALYLVVMGVVLIVQAVRYVPLQYVKQVAGRSQKQMLTQKKRSALPLKVNAAGVMPIIFAQALMFLPPLVAGAFQGEDTPNADYIARAFSNFTSLEYNILFAVLIIAFTFFYTAMTINVQQISDNLKDSGGFVPGVTPGEETKNYLGKILDRITFPGAIFIAIIAILPAIAAAAGVGNQFAQFYGGTSLLIMVGVVLDTLQQIESYLLNKEYDGLMNTGNVKGRQAQPMNYI
- the map gene encoding type I methionyl aminopeptidase encodes the protein MGKIIYKTAQDLEKMRASADLLGRTHAEVAKRVMPGITTLELDKIAFEFIKDNGAVPSFLGLYGCPSSLLTSVNDQVVHGLPNNRPLKSGDIVSIDCGVLLNGFHSDSAYTYEIGEVSPEIKNLLKATKEALYLGIEQLVFGNRIGDISHAIQKHTEAKGYSVVRELVGHGVGRSLHEAPEVPNFGKPKKGDKIRNGLVIAIEPMINLGAKAVVQASDGWTIMTRDGKPSAHFEHTVALVDGKPEILTTFKYIEQAIKIFHS